The following nucleotide sequence is from Labrys wisconsinensis.
GGACCGGACGAGGCCGCCATAGAACAGGGCCAGGCCCGGCACGGTCATCAGCAGGACGAGGGCGCTGGCGGTCAGCATCCAGGCGGTGTCGCCCTTGGCGCCGGGCGCGGCGAGGGAGTCGGCGACGGCGTCGGCCCATGCCGGGGACGCGGCCAGGAGCGCCCCGAGAAGCGCCGGCGTCGCATATTTCAATACGCGGGAAAAAGTCATCAACACGTGTTCCTGTCTCGAACGGATTGTCGGTTTGCGGGTGGTCGCGTCAGAGCGCGTCGAGGTCCTTCTCGCCGGTGCGGATGCGCACCGCGGTCTCGATGGGCGTGACGAAGATCTTGCCGTCGCCGATCTGGCCGGTCTTGGCGGCGGCGCCGATCGCATCGATCACCTTGCCGACGATGTCGCCGGGAACGGCGACCTCGATCTTGAGCTTGGGCAGGAAGCTCACGGCGTATTCGGCGCCGCGATAGATCTCGGTATGGCCTTTCTGCCGTCCGTACCCCTTCACCTCCGTCACGGTCAGGCCGTGCACGCCGATGGCGGTCAGCGCGTCGCGGACCTCCTCCAGCTTGAACGGCTTGATGATGGCCATCACAATTTTCATCCTGTCTCACTCCTTCGCTCTGGTGCTGACGGCGGCATGTCGCCCCCATGAAAAAGCCGCCGCGAGCGCGGCCGTCCGGTCCGGCCGGGGAGGTCCCCGGCCTGGCCTCGCCCGGTCGGGGCCCAGCTCCCCTTCCGCGCGCCGGACAAGGCAAGCGGCGGTCCCGCCCCCGGGGCCGCCGCTGCCACATGCAAGGTCGGTCAGCCGTGGACCGTCTCGCCGTGCAGGTTGATGTCGAGGCCCTCGACCTCGACTTCCTTGGTGACCCTGAGGCCGATGACGACGTCGATGACCTTCAGGATGACGAAGGTGCCCACGGCCGAGTAGATGAAGGTGCCGAGGACGTCGTAGAGCTGGATGGTCATCTGGCCGAAATTGCCGTCGATCAGCCAGCCCTTGCCGGCCGAGTTGATGGCGTTGGAGGCGAAGACACCGGTGAGGAGGGCGCCGAGCGCGCCGCCGACGCCGTGCACGCCCCAGGCATCGAGCGAGTCGTCATAGCCGAAGACACGCTTCATGTGGACGGCCGAGAGATAGCAGACCACGCCGGCGATGAGGCCGATGGCGAGGGCGCCCGCCGGATTGACGAAGCCGGAGGCCGGGGTGATGGCGACGAGGCCGGCCACGGCGCCGGAGATCATGCCGAGGACCGAGGGCTTCTTGGCGACGATCCATTCCATGAACATCCAGCCGAGCGAGGCCGCCGCGGTGGCGATCTGGGTGGCGGCCATGGCCATGCCGGCATTGACGTTGGAGGTGACGGCGGAGCCGGCGTTGAAGCCGAACCAGCCGACCCACAGCAGCGAGGCGCCGATCAGGCTGAGCACCAGGTTGTGCGGCGCCATGTTCTCGGAGCCGTAGCCGGTGCGCTTGCCGAGGACGAGGCAGGCGACCAGGGCCGCGGTGCCGGCGTTGAGATGCACGACCGTGCCGCCGGCATAGTCGAGAGCGCCCATGGTGCCGAGCCAGCCGCCGCCCCAGACCCAATGGGCGATCGGGCAGTAGACCAGAATCAGCCAGGCGCCCATGAAGGTGAGGAAGGCGGAGAACTTCATGCGATCGGCGATGGCGCCGGCGATCAGGGCCGGGGTGATGA
It contains:
- a CDS encoding P-II family nitrogen regulator, yielding MKIVMAIIKPFKLEEVRDALTAIGVHGLTVTEVKGYGRQKGHTEIYRGAEYAVSFLPKLKIEVAVPGDIVGKVIDAIGAAAKTGQIGDGKIFVTPIETAVRIRTGEKDLDAL
- a CDS encoding ammonium transporter — protein: MKTVTVKHVARAALAALGALALTTGTALADAPKIDTGDTAWMLTSTALVLMMTIPGLALFYGGMVRKKNVLATCAQSFGATCVITVLWMIIGYSIAFTDGGSHQAWFGGFSYFFLAPMGLNTTSALAPTIPESVYMCFQMTFAIITPALIAGAIADRMKFSAFLTFMGAWLILVYCPIAHWVWGGGWLGTMGALDYAGGTVVHLNAGTAALVACLVLGKRTGYGSENMAPHNLVLSLIGASLLWVGWFGFNAGSAVTSNVNAGMAMAATQIATAAASLGWMFMEWIVAKKPSVLGMISGAVAGLVAITPASGFVNPAGALAIGLIAGVVCYLSAVHMKRVFGYDDSLDAWGVHGVGGALGALLTGVFASNAINSAGKGWLIDGNFGQMTIQLYDVLGTFIYSAVGTFVILKVIDVVIGLRVTKEVEVEGLDINLHGETVHG